From Haemorhous mexicanus isolate bHaeMex1 chromosome 1, bHaeMex1.pri, whole genome shotgun sequence, one genomic window encodes:
- the INSIG1 gene encoding insulin-induced gene 1 protein, whose amino-acid sequence MPRLESCAWSCSCAARGRHRSQLGDTAAGLAAKVGEMLSSSVSSPPLALVGRGARSPSTSSASSTASSTSSTLNWSQHLVQRSVVLFVVGAFMALVLNLLQIQRNVTLFPDEVISTLFSSAWWVPPCCGTAAAVVGLLYPCIDSHLGEPHKFKREWASVMRCIAVFVGINHASAKLDFANNIQLSLTLAALSLGLWWTFDRSRSGLGLGITIAFVATLITQFLVYNGVYQYTSPDFLYIRSWLPCIFFSGGVTVGNIGRQLAMGIPEKPHND is encoded by the exons ATGCCCAGGTTGGAGAGCTGCgcctggagctgttcctgcGCTGCCAGAGGAAGGCACAGGAGCCAGCTGGGGGACACGGCGGCGGGGCTGGCCGCCAAGGTGGGCGAGATGCTGAGCTCCTCCGTGTCGAGCCCCCCGCTGGCGCTGGTGGGTCGTGGAGCTcgcagccccagcacctccagcgCCAGCAGCAccgccagcagcaccagcagcaccttgaACTGGAGTCAGCACCTGGTGCAGAGGAGCGTGGTGCTCTTCGTCGTGGGTGCTTTCATGGCCCTGGTGCTGAACTTGCTGCAGATTCAGCGGAATGTGACTTTGTTCCCTGACGAAGTGATTTCTACTCTCTTCTCCTCCGCCTGGTGGGTGCCCCCGTGCTGCggcacagcagcag CTGTGGTTGGCCTGCTGTACCCCTGCATCGACAGCCACCTCGGGGAGCCCCACAAGTTCAAGCGGGAGTGGGCCAGCGTCATGCGCTGCATCGCCGTGTTCGTGGGCATCAACCACGCCAGTGCT AAACTAGACTTTGCAAACAACATCCAGCTGTCCCTGACTCTGGCAGCCTTATCACTGGGGCTTTGGTGGACATTTGATCGTTCAAGAAGTGGTCTCGGACTTGGAATAACAATAGCCTTTGTAGCAACACTGATAACCCAGTTTCTTGTATATAATGGTGTTTATCA GTATACATCCCCAGATTTCCTTTACATTCGTTCTTGGCTTCCATGTATATTTTTCTCAGGAGGTGTGACTGTAGGAAACATAGGACGCCAGCTGGCTATG